GGAAACCGCATAAAATATGCGGCCTGTTGCGTAAGTAACTTCAACTCTCGGGACGGTTTTCTCACAGAGAGAGAATTCGCCCGCGATCAAGTGATCGCTCAAACCGGTGCCTCGATCATGACAAACCAGGGAGCATATCCCGACACCTCGGGAGAGGGTAAAGCCTATCATAGTCAGCTCTGTATCAACGACGACAGATACATTCCCGGTCTCCAGAGAATCTCCAACCTGTTTCACGACAACAACGCTGTAGCTATTCAACAGATACTGCATGGAGGACGATATGGCGGCATAGACTTGGGATACTGCGTTCAGCCTTCGGACACGCCGCAAACTCTGAAGCACTTCCGTCCGCCTCGAGCCATGAGTAAGGAAGAGATCCAACGAGCGGTCAACGATCATGCCGTGGCAGCGGAGCGGGCTGTCAAAGCCGGTTACGATGGAGTGGAGGTAACGAGCTTCCTGGGGTACTTGCTGAGTTGCTTTCTCTCTCCCTTTACGAACAAACGCACAGACGAGTACGGCGGCTCTGTGGAAAAGCGTGCACGGTTCATGGTGGAAATCCTTGAAGCACTCCGAAAGGCTGTCGGACCCGAAAGACTCGTGATCATACGTCTCAATGGCACGGAACTCATGGATGAGTACGGCGGGAACACTGTCGATGAATGTATGGAGATCATGAAAATAGCCGCAGGATGCGGTGTAGACATGATCAGCATGGTAATAGGCTGGCATGAATCGAGGCAGGGCGCATTAGGAAGAGACGTGAGCCGCACTGAATGGCTCCATCTGGCTGAAAAAGCCAAGAAACATATAGGAGACGTCCCTCTTGCGTTCGGACCCCGACTTTCCGACCCGTACGAGGCCGACAAGGCCATTGCAAATGGAGTATTCGATTACTGGGAAATCTGCCGTCCTCTCCTGAGCGATCCGGAGATGATCCATAAGATCGAGAACGGTACTCCCGAACGAATTAAGCCGTGCATTGGCTGTATGCTTTGCCTGGCAAAAATGTTCTACAACCAGCCGTACATTTGCGCGGTGAACCCGCGGCTCGGCCATGAAGTCGAACCCGAATACTCCATACGACCTGCAGCTTTCAAGAAGAAGGTCATGGTGGCAGGTGGAGGTCCCGGAGGTCTCGAAGCTGCAATCGCAGCGTCTCAAAGAGGTCACGACGTGACCATCTTCGAATCATCGGACGAGCTCGGTGGCGGGCTGATCCCATCTTCCAAGGACATCAGCGGCGGCCAGGTCTTGTTGGAGCTTCTCCAGTACTACAAGTATCGCGTGGAAGACCTCGGCATATCGGTTCGGCTCAATACGCCGGTCAATCGGCGAGTTGCAGCGGAATTCGATCCCGACGTGGTCATCGTTGCAACAGGGGCCGCAGTTAAGAAGCCGGAGATTCCGGGAGTCGATTCCGAAATAGTCTGGGATGCATGGAAAGCCTTGTCAGCTGAAAATTGGGTTAATGGCGGGCCGCACGTGGTCATTCTGGGTGGCGGCAAAGTAGGATTGACGGTTGCGGAAGTTTTGGCCGAGCAAGGAAAAAAGCCCGTCATCGTAGAATCGGACAAGCGGGTCGATTTCGACGTGTCCATGACATTCAAGTGGCGTCATAACGCACTGGTGAAGAAGCTCAATATTCAGGTCCTTACTGAAGCAAAACCGCTGAGCATCGAAAGCGGCTCCGTCAAAATCAGAGATAAAGACGGTCACGAACATGAC
The sequence above is a segment of the Desulfomonile tiedjei DSM 6799 genome. Coding sequences within it:
- a CDS encoding FAD-dependent oxidoreductase; protein product: MSAQGFPHIFGEGKVGKFTVGNRIKYAACCVSNFNSRDGFLTEREFARDQVIAQTGASIMTNQGAYPDTSGEGKAYHSQLCINDDRYIPGLQRISNLFHDNNAVAIQQILHGGRYGGIDLGYCVQPSDTPQTLKHFRPPRAMSKEEIQRAVNDHAVAAERAVKAGYDGVEVTSFLGYLLSCFLSPFTNKRTDEYGGSVEKRARFMVEILEALRKAVGPERLVIIRLNGTELMDEYGGNTVDECMEIMKIAAGCGVDMISMVIGWHESRQGALGRDVSRTEWLHLAEKAKKHIGDVPLAFGPRLSDPYEADKAIANGVFDYWEICRPLLSDPEMIHKIENGTPERIKPCIGCMLCLAKMFYNQPYICAVNPRLGHEVEPEYSIRPAAFKKKVMVAGGGPGGLEAAIAASQRGHDVTIFESSDELGGGLIPSSKDISGGQVLLELLQYYKYRVEDLGISVRLNTPVNRRVAAEFDPDVVIVATGAAVKKPEIPGVDSEIVWDAWKALSAENWVNGGPHVVILGGGKVGLTVAEVLAEQGKKPVIVESDKRVDFDVSMTFKWRHNALVKKLNIQVLTEAKPLSIESGSVKIRDKDGHEHDLPADMVILAGPIGSRQELTNELEYFCDELYVVGDAMVPRSLYNAIHDGFRIGARI